The Nicotiana tomentosiformis chromosome 2, ASM39032v3, whole genome shotgun sequence genome includes the window CTCCTACTCCCATCTACCTTCACACTTTCAGTCATTCCTCGCTTCTTTTTCTTCAGACACTGAACCCTCTTCTTTCTCTCAAGCTAGTAAAGATTCTAGGTGGATTAAAGCCATACAATTGGAAAATGAGGCTCTAGAGCAAAACCACACATGGGAAGTAGTGGATCTACCTGCTAGTAAGGTCCCCATTAGTTGCAAATGGGTGTACAAGATTAAGTACAATGCAGATGGTATAGTAGAGAGATTCAAAGCCAGACTAGTTGCTAAAGTCTACACAAAACAAGAAGGTCTGGATTTCCATGACACCTTCTCCCCTGTGGCAAAGCTTACTACTATAAGGATTGTAGTTGCTACTGCAGCCCTTAAGGGCTGACCTGTTTTCCAAATGGATGTTCATAATACATTCCTCAATAGTGACCTTGAGGAAGAGATGTACATGTCTTTGCCCCAAGACTTTAATAGCCAGGGGGAGCATAGAGTATGTAGGTTACTAAAATTCTTATATGGTTTAAAACAGGCATCTAGGCAATGGAATTTAAAACTAACTCAAGCTCTCTTAGATTCTGGTGTTGCTCAAAGCAAACATGATTATGCATTATTTACCAAGGCTGACAAAAATAAGTTTTTGCTTGTACTGGTATATGTAGATGACTTACTTGTAacagggaatgatctagaggagaTTCAGAATGCAAAGGTTACATTACACCAGAAGTTCAAGTTAAAAAACCTAGGGGAGTTGAGGTACTTTCTAGGGATAGAATTTGCAAGGTCTAAAGAGAGAATATTGATGTCACAAAGGAAATATGCAATGGAAATGATCTCAGATGTGGGGCTAGCAATCTCAAAGCCTAAAGATACACCTATGGAGCAGAATATAAAGCTTACAAGTACAGAATTTGATGAAAGTATCAATGCTGGCACCTCTGATGAAGTACTAGAAGACAAAGAGGAGTTTCCAAAAGTTAATTGGAAAACATTTGTACGTCACAATAAGTAGACCAGATATTTTTTTATGCAGTTCAGTGCCTAAGTCAGTTCATGCATACACCCAAGAGATTTCATTATGAGGCAGCTCTACATGTAGttagatatataaaaagacagcCAAGTCTAGGAATTCTCATGTCAAGCAAAGGGACACAACAAATTGAAGCTTACTATGACTCTTATTGGGCATCTAGTCGCATGTCAAGGAAATTTGTGACTGGGTACTGCATTAAGCTAGGAGATTCATTGATCTCTTGGAAAGCTAAGAAACAACGCATTATCTCTAAAAGTTCTACAGAAGCAGAATATAGAAGCATGACACATACAGTGGCAGAGCTGGTTTGGCTCAATGGTTTTTGTCAAAGAGTTAAGAATGGATGTGCAGTTGCCAATGAAGCTGTTTTGTGACAACAAAGTTGCATTACCTATTACAGCAAATCCTATGTATCATGAGAGAACAAAACACATAGAAATAGATTGTCACTTCATAAGAGAGAAGATACAAGAGGGGTACATTTTGACAAAGCCATTTGGACATCAACATCATGCTTTTCTGTTGTCCAAGTTgggaatgaaaaatatttttcattctcaACTTAAGGGGGAGTGTAGAGATATAAAATGTAGTTGAGACATTTTGTACATTGTGTTATTTAATATGTACTCTTCTACAAcaataacagcaacaacaacaataactcagtataatcccactaatggggtctggggaggttagtttgtacgcagaccttacccctaccctggggtaaagagactgttttcgatagaccctcggctccctccctccaagaactccctaccTTTGCTCGTggggtaactcgaactcacaagCTCTTGGTTGGAAGTAGAGGGTGCTCTTCTAGATACATCTATTAGTTGACTAGTAAGTACAACTTTGTATATATTAGACACAATTTGTACAATGTAGACATAAGAAAAGAAATACAGATTATTATTTCTCTCTACGATCTTCTTCTCTCACTCTACATTTCCTCTCTTCTTCCCACTAGACCTTGGCTCCATTTCTATGGCAGATCTAGGTTAGTTTTGACAGAAATAAAATAATTTTGTTTTCAAAATAAGTAGTACGTCGCTATTCTTTTTGGACAGAATAAAGAAACAATATAACTATACACTTCAGTGTGCCCCAACTTGTATCTGTATAATAAGTCATATAATAATTGCAACGTTTTGTATATACGATGTACCTGTCTTCTATgtacaaaaaatattaaaataatttggCCTAGCCTATTCACTAACGTGAAAGAAATTAAATGAAAAATCAGAGCTGCCAGTAAAAAATCTGCAGAACTCTGGGAAATATGAATCCATCTCAGGCTACATCATCTAACGCTGACCCAGTCATCAGCAGCAGACCAGTCAGATTCAGGTCTGCGTTCACCAGCTAATACTCGCAACCTTTCAGCCGGCGTTGTGGACCACGACCCGCCGTTTAAATTTAGTAATTCTTGAATTGCCGGCGAGGGTAGAGATGTAATTGAACATGTTGCTGAGGATTCAGCAGAGCCATCAGATACCCAATCTGGGAAATCAAATGGGCACCTAGGAGACGTCGAAGGAGTGCCACTCCCGCATGTTTCGTCGTTCAATGTAACAGTGGCATCATCATAATGTTGATCAGCAACAAAGGGATGATTTAGAAGCATCTCAGCCGTCCATCTCTTTTTTGGGTCCTTCACAAAACACTTTTCTAGAAAATCTTTTCCTAGTTCCGATAACTTCGCAGGAAATTCAGGCAACTCATCACCAACTCCAATTGTCATCAGTAGTTGGGTTATATTTGAGTAATTCCAGATTGGAACTCCTGCTTCCATCTCAGCAACCACACACCCAAGTGCCCAGATATCGGCAGGAGTGCCCTGTTCGCCGCCGGTAACCATTTCCGGCGACATATACAGTGGAGTACCCCTCAATTCACATCGCAAGCTATCATCTTTCTTTGATTCGGCCCTCTTTGCCAACCCAAAATCAGCAATTTTCAGTTGACCATCTTCACCTAAAAGAATGTTCTGAAGCTTAATATCACAGTGAACATAACCACTCTTGTGGATATAGTGTAGCCCTTTCAATAAGGCCTTGGTGTAATTCCTGACTTCAAATTCTGGCAATCTATGATCACCTGAATTCTTGAGCTTATTTGATAAATCACCCCCTGAAGCATATTCCAATAAGACATTGTACAACTTTTCGCCATTTTCGTAGGAATAGTTGTCGCCAAGGCAGCGGATAATATTGGGGCAACTTTTAAGCTCATCCAAAATTGTCTTCTCGTTCATTAGTGTAGCTGAACGAGAAGCGGCAGAAGATTTGACCACCATAGCTTGAGTGCTCTGCTTTCTGGGTATTGCAAAACTAACTTTGCCAAAGCTTCCATGACCTACTGCTTCACCTCTAACCCAATCCATGATTCTGTTTAATGGAAGTTTCTTGAGCTAAAACTTTTGTAATATAGGCCTTCTGTttaaaaaaggaaagaagatacCAGACGAAGGAGCAATGCATATCGAACTCTGTTTCACACGACACTTCTATATATAGCGTGGGggaatttcttttcttttcttttttcttttaaattatatttttgataCTTGACTTAGTGTTTTAGTGTTCACACAAGTATTAAATGAATATATGCGCTGCGCCTATTCATTTAATAATACTACGAGTTGTGGGTATGacaattaataataaaaattagaAGAACACGTGATAATGGAAAGATCTTTCTTCGTAATTTGGCTAAACAGTTGCATAAATTTTAGAAACCTGGTCCAATGAATTTTGGTATATTTGTGAGCAAGTCAATATAGAGGTGTTAACTATGATATTTCAGACTTAATTCTTATCTAAGTGTGAGTATACATCCAAgttgtttgttgatatttttattactattattCTGTAAGTGTGAGTAGTTATCCGTTGTTATTGTCTTATTATTGTAAAAATCTTATAATATTTGACTAAAAAAGTTTTCAGAACGTGCTTGTTAAGGTGGGATGAATTGTCCCGAAGGGACGGCCATTTGGTTTGGAGGGTGTTGTCCACATAGACCACGCAGGTTCGATCCTGCTCAATATCCTCTGGGTCTGAGTATGTCGTACAAAATTTGTTTAGTGCGGTTTACATCTTTTGTGTGATTTACAAACTATTATACAATGAAGAATTTACTCAGTGCATACAGAGTGCTCATCCGAAGGATAGAGACGGTAACGGCTGCGAatttttctatttcttcaattgggaaaaaaaaaaatctttcccATTTACGGTCTAAAATTGAAATTTAGAACCCCACGAGAATGGGATGCTCATTGTTAGAATAGTCCGAATGACTACTGTGCCACTAGTTATTTGTTCTAGAAAAATTCATATCCCATTCTATAATTATACACGGTTGCATTTAAAACATCCCAATCAacaaaatggaaaacaaaacgaAAGAGGTCTCGGTCAATGGATACAGCATAGAAAAGTTGGTATCAACGGTTTCCTTTCAAGATTCAACTGTGAATTGAATCAGCTCAAAATATTGTACATAAATGACGGCTAATAGGTGAGTCCAAAAGTCACAGAATATATTGCTCTTCCTATTTAATTGATTTCTCTCAACAATTAGCCACCACTAGTCGCCATCACTAGTCTTCATTGCTCTAGTGTGTTTAGTATTCTTTTTACTGTTATTTCCTAATTCATTGCATTGCAAATTGCGTTTGACTAATCATAATACTAAAGATTAGCTCCTAAAAAGGCTAGCAGTCCTCGGCATTTATTTGACGCCGGAAGCTATTACTGAGAAAGTTCATATGCAAGAAAACTTTATATGTACTCAAAATTCTTTGTGAGGGGAGGGCTTTTCTGTTTGGGtgtgtgtgttttttttttttgggggggggggggggggcggggGATGGAGATCATGGAAATATGAATGGTTAAAGTATCTAGTCAACAACTCATCCCTCTCCTTTGCCCTACCGATACTCAtatattttattggaaaattcGGCAAACGACATTTTTATAGTAGTTAATTTATATTGGTTGCTTAATCTTTTATCTTGCTACTCTACTTTTTTTTCAGGTGGATTTTTGAAATTTAGGTCGATTGTTGGCCAAAAACAAATTAGGAAGGATAAATAATGAGGAACTTCATGAAGAAAGAAAATTAGGATAGAAGAGAGTAAAAAAATTACAGTCTGTACGAACCGGTAGAAAGGAGATTTAATTTTGGTGGGGTTATTGAAAATAAGAATAAGTTATGTAGGGAGTATGGACACACGATATCACAATTTACAGCCATATTGTTTCATGTGGAAATATTTAGTTCTACCACGCTCCCCACATGGGTGTCCAATCTCTGCTTAGGAATTAGCTATCTTGctttaatatattattaagagTAAAATGCCACTGGATTAGGAGCATGTTAATGTATCATTTCCATAGCTGGTACAATGATATAAAATCGGAAGGACAATTATAAAGTAAAATGCAGCAAATCAGGAGCATAGACATTTATTAATTGCTAGTATTAAATTAATTTAACTTTGCTTGTTCAATGATATGAACTCGAagcataataaaagaaaaaagaaaaagagaaggtcAGAAAGAATCTGCTTTGCGGCGCGCCGGCAGCAACACCAGATTTTGCGCAAAGCTTGCCTTGCCGGTGACTGCCGTTGTACGTAAAAGGTGTAGTAGGCCCAATTTGATGCCTTACCCAATAACAAGTGAATTTACTGCTGATTCTCTTGCGTATGGAACAGATTTTCGTAGTTTTTGGTTTACCCATCCAAATGATTTTTCCCTAATTCGTTTCTTAATACAGACATTAGAGACCACGTTAATTACTTTTGGTTTAagaataaatctcattaaattttGTCAGTCCCTTGATTCTACCCCTAAGACAAAGGGCTGGATGCATATTTAATTTCGCACTTTTAGtggccgtttggacataagaatggtaaaattctcaaaaaaagtgaaaaacaatTTCAAgggaaaatggtatttgaaaattaaagttgtgtttggCAGGAGCGGCTCAATAAATATGGAGGTCTAAAGCAAAAATTCAATGAGAGGCTATCTttttatataaaagaaaaaattcatatataatttcatttaaattctgtatttcttgtttttcatatgcaaagttattaataattttatctaattCATTTAATTTCTCTTGAGATATACACGTTGTGAGATTGTATTAAAGTTTTAACCTTTTTTGAGTTATGAATTAATAATCGAATCCTTTCTCAATTTATGGTCTAGATAGTGATtcccaaaaagatattttttttctcaatttatgaACAACAATTTAATCCTAATTTTTTACTATAAAAATTTATACTTTCTCATTTAAAGCACtaaatattcttttaaaaataaattaatatataacctATTAGAAAATTTTGGGGCCCCAAAAATTATGAGACTTAAATCAACTGCTTTAGCAGCCTTACCCTTGGGCCGGCACtggtgtttggacatgaatataatttgggttatttttgaatttttgtgagtgatctgggtgaaaattttgaaatattccaaaattcatctacaagtgaaaattggaaattttatggccaaacattgatttcgaaaaaaaataattcaaaataaagtgaaaaaattcttatgtccaaacgggctcttagtagTTAGTACTACTTATCGTGTTCCACTTCATGCCCGGTGGCTTCAATTATGAGTTCATTACTTAATGGTCACTCAACTATCCGAAATTAtctaataaaattatttatatttcgTTTATAACAGTAAAATTACGTAACTATGCCTATAGCACTCAAAATTTCACTAGACAACatttctcaaacttttgattacctattttaccctctaaattatcaacttttatcttcttctttttttctttttttcttttttaatattaTGTCTTTTATCTTTTTAATCAACAATATAGAATTAActatagaataaataaataaatatattatgtgtatggaatatatattttaatttttaaatttttttttcattCTCAATTGTGTAAATAAATTTTGAGTTTTTGTTGTTAATATCAAAAAATACTATTACGAACAAATTGTTCTAATTAATTATTTTACTATgctttatattttattattctaacattatatatgcttaaatactattaaaaaattttaaatttttttacataaaatttatttattctattaagtccataatataaattaaaagatagagaaattataatattaaaaaattaaaaataaaaaggagataaaaaataataatttagaggGTGAAATAAGTATTTGACAATCAAAAGTTTGAAAAATCTAGTTGGGTTAAATAAGTATTTGATAATCAAAAGTTCTGAATGTTATATGTATAATtaagtgactttgttgttacTAAAGAATGAAAAAAATAACTTTAATAGGTAATTACGAATAGTTAAGTGACCATTTAAATAATGAATTCCTTCAATTATACATTATTGTTTTTCGGAGTCTTTTGACAATGTAAAAGAAATCAAGAGTAAGacattctttacatttttttaaaccgtaaaataatttaaaacaaatCTAATATATCAAAATCATTAATATTTGAAACAGAAAGTCATTGTTTTAAAGATGGGCAGTGCACAAGTAAGTGAATGACTCTGAGCGTGAGATAAAGATCAGATTATTAATTAGAATCAGTGCAGTGCAACTGTAACACAAGTTGACATGTTCTTCCCCAAATTTTGTATGACGGCAACAGATATTATTTGATGCTATCAACCTATTGGCTTCTTTAATGAAAACCATAGCTTGCAGTTTTCGGCTAGCCGGTTTTAGGATTTTCCACTTGCGTCACCTATGGTTTTTTCCTGCAATTTGAATTTATGAGGATTCCCATGATtccttaatatttaaataaattttataattggTAAAAATTATACAAGTATATTAGACCTTTAAGAAAATGATTCTGGCAaagtacacgaattaaagaattAACTTACATATCATGATACAATAAAATAATAACACCTCATGAGTCACgatagttaaaaaaaaaaattgtacaaaattatatacaattatcttctatataatttttttataaaaactttTACACAtcagtatatataatattttagctCCTATTGGAACAACTTAATGAATAGAAATTACTGAAACTCTTTGTTCTCACGTGCTAGTTTGACTAAATGAGTTAGTTTGATTCGAtacgaaattttttaaaaaaaaagtttgaaacttatgattttaaaagcttaaaagataaaagatataaaaattactcattaaggataaatttgataaaataaagagtttaaatttaaatttaaaaatatattatttattttaaaacatattaaaaaaaaatatatattgtcAAATTTAAAACGGATGGAGTATTATTTGTGGTGTTCAAAGCCCGACAAAACTGTCTCAACTGTTGCAAAGGAGTCTATActgtatatatacattttaatTTTCTCTTAGACCAAAACCGCCCATAGAATCTCGACTTTTCCATTTTTCCTTTTTTCAGTTTCTTCATCCCTTCCCAAGCAAGATATACATCACGCCTTTTTGAGACAGTTACATATGAGGATTTGGCCCatcaactttccaaaattcatgCAAATCTTTAAAAATAACAGTATTGGGAAGAGGGGAGTGTTTTATGCCTTAGTTAAAGGAGCATGAACCTGCTTTATCAACTACAGCTGCTTTCACTATTCTGGTCCAATCAAATGTTACGTGTTCTAACCTCAATCCTCCATTATCCATTTGTTTTTCCTATTCCGTTGAATCAAAACTGGAAGCATTCTTCTAACTTCTTCCATTgaataataataaagaaaataCTGTAACTATTTTGTGTATTATGTGCAAGTGTACGGGGGTAAAATATACCATGTTAAGTGGCTGCATAAGAGAGTGACACGTGGAGACGAAGGCAAATGATACTTAAAACCAAAGACAACTGTTCCATTTGTCACCGAAAAGAATGacgctcataaagatgcaataaatacctgttatccggtagcatttaatggagaatattccacaACATTTAGCATACTGCCCGTTACAAAAAATTTGTCATTTATATTTACCGTCACACATTCATCAATGactctcataattgacattaaagaagggcatgatcctaggaccttgttccctatatgcagctataaatagtaaactttgttatcattgtaagggacacaAACTTTCTGGCAAACTTACCTTATAATCTATTCAAAACTCTATATAATTTTATCCTCTTACTTTCTTATTACTGTCGTGCCCGGGAGCCTCGCTCCCGACTTTACTATTTCTGTTATTTCATcttcatctcaaggctaagtattacatatttattcaattcttttattattttaggatcgaattaattcatatgtctaaaaatcacgtataaattcaactgtaccatttttgGTCTAAACATTCAGCTATTGTGTTTTCTTGGTTCCAACTAGTTAAAGCACTCAAAGCCACTTTACTCTTCTGCCTTGTCCATCTTCTGCTAACCCAGAAAATTGTCATGGTAAGcataatagaattaaatagaggTACAAGGTTTTAGAATTACTTTTGAGCAGAGACGTTCATTACCAATAGGTCAGAGACAAACTATATTAAAAGACCTCTTAAACATATTTGATAAATTTCATACAATAATTAAATACTAAAGAACTAGTCTTTCGTCTATGGATCAATCAAACATGACAAAGAAAATAGCTAATTTTAAAAATCTGAGTCGAACTTTGAAAGTCAAGCGTCACAAATGAATGTACATAGAGGATaaaaaacaagaattgaagaagaAGTTAAATATACATAGCGAATGAGAGAATTTTTTTCACCTTTATTGACTCACTCATATGTACAACCtcaaccaaatttaaaaatattacacTTTGAAAttaacgagcgcaaaacacaacaaaCTACTAAAAAATGGCATATTTGCGACTAAAAATTTCTGACCGAAAAAATTAGTCGGAAATTTTTGACTGATTCGGTCGACAATTTAAAAAatagtatttgttatattttattaaattctttcgACTATGTTTCCGATAACATTTTGTAACAACATTTGGTGCAAAAATCCGGGATAAAAGATTCCGACAGATTCAGTCGGAAATTAAAAGTTAAACTTTTTGGTTTGACCATTTGCGACCGAAATGGATGCAAATTGGATTAAAAATTtggttatttttttaaaaaaaaatttgcgACCGAAACAGTCGCTATTACTGCGACCAAATCAGCCACATATGTCTTCCACcccatttctttcttcttctcttttctttcttccttcTCTCTTTTTCCTCCATTGAGACCCCCGCCGATAGCCGCTACTCGCCGGAAAAGGTAcgtcgctctctctctctctcactctcccCTAATTGTGTCCCCTTCCCCAACTCTCCTTTTTGTTAAATTCATCCCCTATCCGCCCCTTCCCTCACCCCTGCATTTTGCCCCTCTCCCCCTAACTGTCCCCACCCCCTTCCCTCACCCCTTCGTTctaccccccacccccacccccactgATAACGACCCCTTCCCCTTCCCCTTAATTGTTTTattgttttttaattttatttttaaatagttCTATATGTGTATTATTTTAGATACTTTAGTATGTTCCCTAATTGAATTAACTCCTTAAGTTGTTTGACttatattaatttttaaaattatttgattGTATTTTAGATTCGTGCCTCTAGGTTTTAGATACTTTTTAGTTTCCTAATTGAATTAAATTTGAAACTAttttagaattttcatagatGTTTATTTAGAATTGTCATAGAATTATTTTTAGAATTGCCATAGATGTATTAATATTTAAGCTTGAAACTAAATTCACTTTTGAAATTGAGGTTAGTACCTATATGTGATTTTAACAATTGCGAAGTTTATGTATAAGTGGAATTATTAACTTTAGAGAAGACTGATTTAAAATTGTATTAAGTAGTTATAATTTAAAGCGTTAGTTTTAAGTTTAAAAAGTTAAGCTTAATATTATTGCTTCCTAATTTATTAAATGGACTAATATTAAATTAAAAACTTAATAATTGCTACATTAAAAGGAATTTATAGATTTGACAAATTATTGGCCATGTGTGGACTTTATGAACATATAATAAGCTATTtaaatttaatttatattttgagAGATTTATATAACATAGAATAGGGATAAATGTAAGATTTCGAGTGTTAATGAATTTTAATTTAAAAGAAtataattgtaatgacccaaccggtcattttgagcatttgcacttcgctcgatagtttatgggcgtgagtagctctgtatgatgtattttaatttgtgtgaatcgtcggttttgattttcagattattcggaattgatttggaggaatgattctcaactatggagctttaaatttgaaagagttgacaaagtttgactttttagcatttgacctcggattgaaattttgatggtttctttagctcagttgggtattttggacttaggagtgcgtccgaattgtgatttgtaggtctgtggttgaatttggctcgaaatggcgaaagttaaaattttggagagtttgaccgggagtggactttttgatatcggggtcggattctaattccggaagttgaatcatgtccgtaatgtcgaatgtaacttgtgtgcaaaatttgacgtcaatgagacgttatttgataggtttcggcatcggttgtggaagtttgaagttcatagttcatagatttcgatttgaggtgtgattcgccgttttgatgttgttatgtgtgttttgaggcctagagtaggtctgtattgtgttatggaactggttggcatgttcggacggggtcccgagggaatcgggtgagtttcggacgatgtttagatcatttcattgcattttttgATTTTTGCTAAGCTGTTGGTTCtgatgtgatcgcacctgcgtctggtttgcgcaggtgcgatggccgtaGAAGCAACAAaggcgtcgcagatgcgagatgagagctggatgtggaggcccgcagaagcggagaaaaggACGCAGGTACGGATGCGCAGATGCATCGAGTGGACGCGCATGTGCGAGTGTCTTTGCAGATGCGGAGTTTgataccgcaggtgcgagggttgctgggcaaggccatttttcgcaaatgcgagattctTCCGCAAAAGCAGTGGTCGCAAG containing:
- the LOC104118770 gene encoding mitogen-activated protein kinase kinase kinase 20-like, producing MDWVRGEAVGHGSFGKVSFAIPRKQSTQAMVVKSSAASRSATLMNEKTILDELKSCPNIIRCLGDNYSYENGEKLYNVLLEYASGGDLSNKLKNSGDHRLPEFEVRNYTKALLKGLHYIHKSGYVHCDIKLQNILLGEDGQLKIADFGLAKRAESKKDDSLRCELRGTPLYMSPEMVTGGEQGTPADIWALGCVVAEMEAGVPIWNYSNITQLLMTIGVGDELPEFPAKLSELGKDFLEKCFVKDPKKRWTAEMLLNHPFVADQHYDDATVTLNDETCGSGTPSTSPRCPFDFPDWVSDGSAESSATCSITSLPSPAIQELLNLNGGSWSTTPAERLRVLAGERRPESDWSAADDWVSVR